One region of Primulina tabacum isolate GXHZ01 chromosome 1, ASM2559414v2, whole genome shotgun sequence genomic DNA includes:
- the LOC142506008 gene encoding uncharacterized protein LOC142506008, whose amino-acid sequence MMHPFWWEGAAHGLNWATLTWDQFKEVFTEEIPEPFQLPATEKAVYRASEAAGAAEAPGQEGHNAVDCLRNKVPTTGRAYVMHAEEAEVEPDSTLITRRIYISGVATYVLLDSRATHSFIYESFVKRLGIILEAMYLRFRVSIPTGDQMFTSKIVKKLKLRLQKNAVQTDLIVLSLPEFDIILGIDWLSSIGAVIDFQRRASQSEARGGRSSQRLHQCLPRQCLGFPPDRKVDFSIELMPGTVPISKDLLDKGFIRAGVSPLGAPVLFVMKKDVSMRLCIDYRELNRVIVKNKYPLTRIDDLFD is encoded by the exons TCAGTTCAAGGAGGTGTTCACG GAAGAGATCCCAGAGCCATTCCAGCTCCCAGCCACAGAAAAAGCAGTTTACAGGGCCTCCGAGGcagcaggggcagcagaagccccggGACAG GAGGGTCACAATGCGGTAGACTGCCTTAGGAACAAGGTCCCCACTACTGGCagagcatatgtgatgcatgccgaggaggctgagGTGGAGCCAGATTCTACGCTGATCACCagaaggatatatatttcaggtgtagccacgtaTGTATTGCTAGATTCcagagctacacattcatttatatatGAATCTTTtgtcaagcgactaggaatcatactaGAGGCTATGTATTTGAGATTCAGAGTATCGATTCCAACTGGGGATCAGATGTTTACCTCCAAGATAGTGAAGAAATTAAAGCTCCGGTTACAGAAAAATGCGGTGCAGACGGACTTGATTGTGCTATcgttgccagagtttgatattattCTGGGTATTGACTGGCTTTCGTCTATCGGAGCTGTCATAGATTTTCAACGGAG AGCCAGCCAATCAGAGGCTAGAGGAGGTCGAAGTAGCCAGAGACTTCACCAGTGTTTACCCCGACAATGTTTAGGCTTTCCACCGGATAGGAAGGTGGATttttctattgagctcatgccaggtacCGTGCCTATATCTAAG GActtgctagataagggtttcattcgcgcTGGCGTTTCTCCATTGGGGGCACCGGTACTATTTGTTATGAAGAAAGATGTCAGCatgcggctttgcattgactacagggagctGAACCGTGTCAtagtcaagaacaagtatccactgACCAggatcgatgatttatttgattag